From a single Candidatus Methanomethylicota archaeon genomic region:
- a CDS encoding ABC transporter permease, with protein sequence MVGLGIQTRQRLILFALENVAWPLFAIIYIILGLVKPIMFSPTYFLYILYLSIPLGFTIIAQAICLIGGALDLSIGSVVGFSAMLAGLILKEYSYVIPPWLFLLLPIFIGALCGMFNGFFIGFLRLNPFIVTLATMMMFQGLKIIISGGFTIPAGYLPELYLLPGSDLTISIVSFIVISAIMWFFLRYTRKGIHIYVIGGDPNVGYMMGVDPRSMLFLIFTLSGMFSGISALFYTGFNRSVPITLGNEILFPSFAAAIIGGISLRGGRGSIINAVGGALLLGAIEAFLVTFAISPEGRIVGYGLMVLIAVLFNQFRESLRDSILRKI encoded by the coding sequence ATGGTCGGCCTCGGTATCCAAACTAGACAGCGGTTGATACTCTTCGCGCTTGAAAATGTTGCGTGGCCACTGTTCGCAATAATATACATTATTCTTGGACTAGTAAAGCCGATAATGTTCTCACCCACTTATTTTCTCTACATATTATATCTCTCCATACCATTGGGGTTTACAATAATTGCTCAAGCTATCTGCCTGATCGGTGGAGCACTTGATTTATCGATAGGCAGTGTAGTAGGGTTCTCAGCAATGCTTGCGGGACTGATTTTGAAAGAGTATTCATATGTGATTCCACCTTGGCTTTTCCTTCTGCTACCAATATTCATCGGAGCTCTCTGCGGAATGTTTAACGGATTTTTCATTGGATTCCTTAGACTTAACCCCTTTATTGTTACTCTAGCTACTATGATGATGTTCCAAGGTTTGAAAATAATAATTTCTGGAGGTTTTACGATTCCTGCAGGCTATTTACCAGAATTATATCTCCTACCTGGCTCTGACTTAACCATATCAATAGTATCGTTTATAGTGATTTCGGCTATCATGTGGTTTTTCCTGAGGTATACGAGAAAGGGCATCCATATATATGTTATTGGAGGAGATCCGAATGTCGGCTATATGATGGGTGTAGACCCGCGGTCAATGTTATTTTTAATCTTCACTCTAAGCGGAATGTTTTCAGGAATATCCGCTTTATTTTATACAGGGTTTAATAGATCGGTTCCCATTACTCTTGGTAATGAAATACTTTTCCCATCTTTTGCTGCAGCGATAATCGGAGGCATTTCTCTTCGAGGTGGCAGAGGCTCTATAATAAATGCTGTAGGAGGAGCGCTTCTTTTGGGCGCAATAGAGGCTTTCCTCGTAACTTTCGCAATTTCTCCAGAAGGAAGAATAGTCGGATATGGGTTGATGGTATTAATTGCGGTATTGTTCAACCAGTTTAGAGAAAGTTTGCGCGATAGCATTCTAAGAAAAATCTAA